The uncultured Desulfatiglans sp. DNA window TATCGGGACGAGCTGGCCGCCTGGGAGCAGAGGGACGACATCCACATGCACATCACCGTAGATGGAACGGATGACCCCGATTGGAAATACAATGTGGGATTCGTGCCGGCCATCACGGAGAAGAAGATCACCAGTGCCGAGGATGCGATCGCCATTGTTTGCGGCCCTCCCATTATGATTAAATTCACCCAACCGGTGCTGGAAAAACTTGGATTCCCGCCCGAGAAGATCATCCTTTCCCTTGAGATGAGGATGAAATGCGGCATCGGCATCTGTGGACGCTGTAATATAGGCGACCAGTACGTGTGCAAAGATGGTCCGGTGTTTTCTCTGGCGAAACTCAAGAAGATGCCACCGGAATACTGATCCGGTCCTGGGTGCAAGGGCGCGCAGGGCGCTTTCCAGGGAAGCGCCCGGAAGGGCCTTCGAGGCGGGGTCTGAATCCGGGTGGTTGAAGGCATGGTGACCAGCGCTTCAGGCCGTGCCGAATCATCGGGGGTCCTATCGGGCGTTGCGGATCGATGGCGTTGCAGTGGTCCATTGAATGGGGCTTCTTATTGTTCTGGCCCGTTGCCGAAACGTTCTTGAGAAGGGCCCCGAGGACCGCGGAAGGATGAAAGTGGGGTGGGTGGCAATCCCATCCCATTTTTTGTTGCGTCGTCGAAAGCGGGGCGTTTTCAAACCGTGCGCCGATCCCCTGGGCCCTGCTCCACGAAAAGACCCTTCTCTTTTATCCCTCAAGCAATATCCAACGAGGAGCGAGTGCAAGAAATGTCCGACGAAAACCCTATCGTCTCTCTCATCGGAAAAGAATCCTTTCAGTGGCTTTCCGGATACTTCAATCAGGAGACCCTCCTCGCGGAGGTGCCCGATGAAATTCTGAAGGCCGTGGCCGTGATCGATGTCTCCACCCGCGATTTCGGGGCGGATCGAAACGCCGTGACCGCCATTGCGCTTGTCACGTTTGCCTACCGTTTGGCTGGGCGCCGGCAGCAGGCGCATCTCGGGCCGAGAGACCTTCTGCTCGTCAAGGTCCTGGCGAAAGAGGAACTGAAGCGCAGAGACGGTCGAAGCGCTTTCCTTCGAGTACCGGAAGAGTTGCCACTGTTCGAGATTGTAACAGGCGAGGTGGGGGACCGCATCCGTTCGATGGCGACGATCAACAGCCCTTTCTGCCGGGGTGCATAGGATACCTTGAGATACCTTGAGCTTCAGACATCCTTTCCCGGGGCTCCAGGAGGCCGTTTGTGAAAAGATTCGACATGAGGGAAATCGGCGGCAAGATGCGTGTCCGCTACTATGCCCTTCTAGGCCCGCTCGAGTCGGTATTGACCAGGTTGAACATCCATCCGGATGTGCTGACCTTTGCGGGGCTGATTCTGAGTGCCGTTGCCGGGCTTCTGGTCGGGGGAGGATCTTTTTTCTGGGGCGCCTGGGTCATTGTCCTGGCCGGGGTGTTGGACACGCTCGATGGTAGCCTTGCCAGAAGCACGGGGCGGGCCTCGAAGTTCGGGGCCTTTTTCGACAGCACGCTCGACCGCTATGGCGAAGCTTTTATCCTGATTGGATTTGCTTGGTTTTTCGTGGGCGGGAGTGCTGCAGGTTCGGGGGTTGATGCACCGGACGGTTCAACCGTTGCTCCCTGGACGATCCTATGGATCCTGCTGGCAATGGTGGGGTCTTTTATGGTAAGCTATACCCGCGCTAGGGCCGAAGGGCTTGGATTGGAGTGCAAAGAGGGATGGTTCCAACGGCCTCAGCGTATGGTTTTGCTGGTGATCGGAGGGCTTTTGGGGGCGTTGCCGGTCGCCGGACCTTATATTCTCAAGTGCATCCTTTTTCTCCTCGCCTGTCTGTCGAATGTGACGGCTGCCCAGCGAATCCTGCTGGTGCGGAAGGCCCTCTCCTCGAAAGAGTCTCTGGTTCCATGAAAACCGACCTGATCTGCCCCCATTGCGGAGGCAAGGTGACCGCCTATCGGAATCCTTTTCCAACGGTGGACGCCATCATCGAATTGGAAGATGGTGGGATTGTGTTGATTCGCAGAAAGAATCCTCCCTATGGATGGGCGCTGCCCGGTGGATTCGTCGATTACGGTGAATCGCTCGAGTCGGCGGTGAAGCGGGAGGCTTTGGAAGAAACCGGTCTTCGGATAACGCTTCGATATCAGCTTGGCGCCTATTCCGACCCGGCACGGGATCCGCGTTGGCACACCATCAGCGTGGTATTTGTGGCACGGGGCGAGGGGGTGCCGAAGGCGTCGGATGATGCGGCCGAGGTC harbors:
- a CDS encoding hypothetical protein (Evidence 5 : Unknown function) → MGWDCHPPHFHPSAVLGALLKNVSATGQNNKKPHSMDHCNAIDPQRPIGPPMIRHGLKRWSPCLQPPGFRPRLEGPSGRFPGKRPARPCTQDRISIPVASS
- a CDS encoding hypothetical protein (Evidence 5 : Unknown function); the encoded protein is MSDENPIVSLIGKESFQWLSGYFNQETLLAEVPDEILKAVAVIDVSTRDFGADRNAVTAIALVTFAYRLAGRRQQAHLGPRDLLLVKVLAKEELKRRDGRSAFLRVPEELPLFEIVTGEVGDRIRSMATINSPFCRGA
- a CDS encoding conserved membrane hypothetical protein (Evidence 4 : Unknown function but conserved in other organisms); the encoded protein is MKRFDMREIGGKMRVRYYALLGPLESVLTRLNIHPDVLTFAGLILSAVAGLLVGGGSFFWGAWVIVLAGVLDTLDGSLARSTGRASKFGAFFDSTLDRYGEAFILIGFAWFFVGGSAAGSGVDAPDGSTVAPWTILWILLAMVGSFMVSYTRARAEGLGLECKEGWFQRPQRMVLLVIGGLLGALPVAGPYILKCILFLLACLSNVTAAQRILLVRKALSSKESLVP
- a CDS encoding Hydrolase, NUDIX family, giving the protein MKTDLICPHCGGKVTAYRNPFPTVDAIIELEDGGIVLIRRKNPPYGWALPGGFVDYGESLESAVKREALEETGLRITLRYQLGAYSDPARDPRWHTISVVFVARGEGVPKASDDAAEVGVFYRGGFPDHLAFDHATILKDYFTRCGERS